A genomic window from Camelina sativa cultivar DH55 chromosome 2, Cs, whole genome shotgun sequence includes:
- the LOC104712573 gene encoding uncharacterized protein LOC104712573, which produces MRSRGDVSEADGRSEAGSSRSEDDNTLLKEKTSSSLNGSQRSGKSLRNDEPGELNYGSDSSSKNTSSNPIEYTEQERAELLRRLDSIKDHLLRGGGGGNAVDKTKEQDQNQPFLRPVHLHGPNPNPGPSYYHPYPEPVPYPGMYPQGYQDPYGYQIHRRPPPVPNPNWYPPPGHYPNQMTRPYPVGQYVEIGSDIVEPHSYYPATPSRYGDLPPYSPVSSHHRGEKLTTQYSDMPPYSPVSSYHRGEKLMAPYSPRANNNSSSFQSSMGSTGPRGGYARWPSDLDSEMGGGAFARGYVKKAVSDTDARRCHPLGGGAPFIACHSCFELLYLPKKKLLAQERRQHKLQCGACSEVISFTIVDKKLVFSSGNEETNLVSEEVEDRSTTNTAVVEELSSVDFNNSGSDLQCKDEEEPIQRNDQDTMVSIRSESQHSDDEERSSISSDQQQKEVKSVRRRGKGSNASESAAPDTSASLLELFEYSNVNRAALAYGMAQLGYEKPDKQKKSYMKQDSPKPESVATETEVSYNGYSNTEISEDSRYSNGREDNNNNRPRSRKGSEYGSTEVTTRSSTDLNEDEMKSLEVWVNGHLIPEDLVSSAEKVAGPIQAGKYWYDYRAGFWGVMSKPCLGIIPPFIEEFSHPMPDNCAAGNTDVFVNGRELHKRDFELLVGRGLPKDKNRSYIVDISGRILDGDSGEELKSLGKLAPTIEKVKHGFGMRVPRSLAS; this is translated from the exons ATGAGGTCACGAGGTGATGTCTCTGAAGCTGATGGTAGATCAGAAGCTGGCTCTTCAAGAAGCGAAGATGATAATACACTTCTTAAGGAGAAAACATCAAGTTCGCTAAACGGGTCTCAAAGATCTGGCAAAAGTTTGAGAAATGACGAGCCTGGTGAGCTTAACTacggttcagattcttcttctaagAACACGAGCAGCAACCCTATTGAGTATACTGAGCAAGAACGAGCTGAGCTTCTAAGAAGGTTAGATTCAATCAAAGATCATCTCCtccgtggtggtggtggtggtaatgcAGTTGATAAAACTAAAGAACAAGATCAGAATCAGCCATTTCTTAGACCAGTTCATCTCCATGGTCCTAATCCTAACCCTGGTCCTTCTTATTACCATCCATATCCAGAGCCAGTTCCTTACCCTGGAATGTATCCTCAAGGTTACCAAGATCCTTATGGGTATCAAATCCATAGAAGGCCACCCCCAGTTCCTAATCCTAACTGGTATCCTCCTCCTGGTCATTACCCTAATCAGATGACTCGTCCATATCCTGTTGGTCAATATGTTGAAATTGGTTCTGATATCGTTGAGCCACATTCATACTATCCAGCTACACCAAGTAGGTATGGTGACTTGCCTCCGTACAGTCCTGTTTCTTCTCACCATCGTGGTGAGAAACTTACTACACAGTACAGTGATATGCCTCCCTATAGCCCTGTTTCTTCTTACCATCGTGGCGAGAAACTCATGGCACCTTACAGTCCGCGTGCCAATAACAACAGTTCGAGTTTTCAATCTTCGATGGGTTCTACAGGTCCTAGAGGTGGTTACGCAAGGTGGCCAAGTGATCTTGATTCCGAAATGGGTGGTGGTGCTTTTGCTCGTGGTTATGTTAAGAAAGCTGTGTCGGATACTGATGCTCGTCGTTGCCATCCTCTTGGTGGTGGTGCTCCTTTCATAGCTTGTCACAGTTGCTTCGAGCTGCTTTACTTGCCTAAGAAGAAGCTTTTGGCTCAGGAAAGGAGGCAACATAAGCTTCAATGTGGTGCTTGTTCTGAAGTTATTAGTTTCACAATCGTTGATAAGAAACTCGTTTTCTCTTCTGGTAATGAGGAAACCAACCTAGTCTCTGAAGAGGTTGAAGATAGAAGCACAACAAACACAGCGGTGGTAGAGGAACTTTCTTCTGTTGATTTCAACAACTCAGGTAGCGATCTTCAGtgtaaagatgaagaagaaccaaTACAGAGGAATGATCAGGATACTATGGTAAGCATCCGGTCTGAATCTCAACACTCGGATGATGAAGAGAGATCAAGCATTTCTAGTGATCAACAACAGAAGGAGGTCAAATCTGTTCGTCGGCGAGGTAAAGGCTCAAATGCGTCTGAATCAGCTGCTCCTGATACTAGTGCTAGTCTCCTTGAACTTTTTGAGTATTCTAATGTAAACCGAGCTGCACTCGCTTACGGAATGGCGCAGTTAGGTTATGAAAAACCGGATAAGCAAAAAAAGTCTTACATGAAACAGGACTCACCGAAACCGGAATCAGTAGCTACAGAGACAGAGGTTTCTTACAACGGATACTCTAACACAGAGATCTCTGAAGATTCAAGGTACTCAAACGGaagagaagacaacaacaacaacagaccAAGAAGCAGAAAGGGTAGTGAGTACGGGTCCACAGAGGTCACAACGAGGTCCTCTACTGATCTGAATGAAGATGAGATGAAGTCATTAGAGGTTTGGGTGAATGGACATCTTATACCGGAAGATCTTGTTAGCAGTGCTGAGAAAGTTGCTGGACCAATCCAAGCTGGAAAGTATTG GTATGATTACCGAGCTGGGTTCTGGGGCGTGATGAGTAAGCCATGTCTCGGTATAATACCT ccGTTTATTGAAGAGTTTAGCCATCCAATGCCTGATAACTGCGCTGCAGGAAACACAGACGTGTTTGTGAATGGAAGAGAGCTTCACAAGAGAGATTTCGAGTTACTAGTGGGTCGTGGTCTTCCTAAAGACAAGAACCGTTCTTACATTGTTGATATATCAGGAAGAATCCTTGATGGAGATTCAGGTGAAGAACTTAAGAGCCTTGGCAAATTAGCCCCAAC GATTGAGAAGGTGAAGCATGGATTCGGCATGAGAGTTCCAAGATCATTAGCTTCATGA
- the LOC104712584 gene encoding protein trichome birefringence-like 26, translating into MEQQLTLVLLDSPKGAKIVEDASFPSSSSSVPSSSSSTDHRRHRTLVKFFVYLSLVALAYYFIISSFTVSPISPNLPDTSSANGSSAKCDLFTGDWVPDPSGPLYTNLSCHHIQDFQNCLLNGRPDVNYLFWRWKPRDCDLPRFNPSQFLDSVKNKWWAFIGDSIARNHVQSFICILSQVEEVEEIYHDKEFRSKIWRFPSHNFTLSVIWSPFLVKSETPNNSDIQLYLDQLEPKWTVQYSKFDYVVISGGKWFLKTTIFHENNNITGCHYCQGKNNLTDLGYDYSYRKTLNLLRDFVLNSTHKPLVLFRTTTPDHFENGEWNTGGYCNRTMPFKEGEAKMKTVDDVMRDVEIEVFQKFGKGFGLGSNIRLLDTTGMSLLRPDGHPGPYRHPNPFAGVKDKSHVQNDCLHWCLPGPIDSWNDVMVEAMLNRERELYDLIG; encoded by the exons atggaaCAGCAATTAACACTTGTATTGCTTGATAGCCCAAAAGGCGCCAAGATTGTAGAAGAcgcttcttttccttcttcttcttcttctgttccctcctcctcctcttccactGATCATCGTCGTCATCGAACCTTGGTCAAGTTCTTCGTTTACTTGTCTTTAGTCGCTCTCGCTTACTATTTCATCATCTCCAGTTTCACCGTCTCTCCAATTTCCCCAAATTTGCCGGATACTTCTTCCGCAAACG GTTCATCAGCAAAGTGTGATCTTTTCACTGGAGATTGGGTACCTGATCCATCTGGTCCTCTGTACACCAATCTCTCTTGCCACCACATTCAAGATTTTCAGAATTGTCTTTTGAATGGACGCCCTGATGTGAATTATCTCTTCTGGAGATGGAAGCCTCGTGATTGTGACCTTCCTCGGTTCAACCCATCTCAGTTTCTTGATTCTGTCAAGAACAAATGGTGGGCTTTCATCGGTGATTCCATCGCTCGTAACCATGTCCAGTCTTTCATCTGCATTCTCTCTCAG GTGGAAGAAGTGGAGGAAATCTATCATGATAAGGAGTTCAGATCCAAGATATGGAGATTCCCTTCTCACAACTTCACACTATCAGTCATTTGGTCTCCTTTCCTTGTCAAATCAGAAACACCGAACAACTCGGATATCCAGCTTTACCTCGACCAGCTCGAGCCCAAATGGACCGTGCAATACTCTAAATTCGACTACGTTGTCATCTCTGGAGGCAAATGGTTCCTGAAAACCACAATATTCCATGAGAACAACAATATCACAGGCTGCCATTACTGCCAAGGCAAAAACAACCTAACAGACCTCGGCTATGATTACTCCTACcgcaaaaccctaaaccttctCCGTGACTTTGTCCTGAACTCAACCCACAAACCGCTTGTTCTGTTCAGAACTACAACGCCTGACCATTTCGAGAATGGGGAGTGGAACACTGGTGGGTATTGCAACAGAACGATGCCGTTCAAAGAAGGTGAGGCGAAAATGAAAACCGTTGATGATGTGATGCGTGATGTTGAGATTGAGGTGTTTCAGAAATTCGGGAAAGGTTTCGGTTTGGGATCCAACATTAGACTACTAGACACGACTGGAATGTCTCTTCTCCGTCCAGACGGGCATCCGGGACCGTACCGGCATCCAAATCCTTTTGCTGGAGTTAAGGATAAGAGCCATGTTCAGAATGATTGTCTGCATTGGTGCTTACCCGGTCCAATTGATTCATGGAATGATGTGATGGTGGAAGCCATGCTTAACCGGGAACGGGAACTATACGATTTAATCGGTTAA